In Gossypium hirsutum isolate 1008001.06 chromosome D06, Gossypium_hirsutum_v2.1, whole genome shotgun sequence, one genomic interval encodes:
- the LOC107900142 gene encoding protein RALF-like 19: protein MGSKVRHMFLLFALAMVAECTKFDEVNSGIHHRDNNSRDSCIGEHCNIKDEIFMDSETNIRLLAARRYISYEALKRNNVPCSHQGRSYYECSTGKPVNPYTRGCTYTTRCRRYTA from the coding sequence ATGGGGTCCAAGGTCCGGCATATGTTCCTTCTCTTTGCCTTGGCAATGGTGGCTGAATGCACCAAATTTGACGAGGTCAATTCGGGTATTCACCATCGGGACAACAACAGTCGAGATTCGTGCATTGGCGAGCACTGTAACATTAAAGATGAAATATTCATGGACTCCGAGACAAATATTCGACTACTTGCTGCAAGAAGATACATTTCATATGAAGCACTTAAGAGAAACAATGTCCCGTGCTCCCACCAAGGACGATCTTACTACGAATGTTCCACTGGGAAACCGGTCAACCCTTACACTCGTGGTTGCACTTACACAACACGTTGCAGAAGGTACACTGCTTAG
- the LOC107900144 gene encoding uncharacterized protein yields MSIYETPAHCFSIEGESDGRPWFHDILEYIKNQRYPEQADENDKRTIRRMAIGFVLDRDILYKRKRSSAPEIKHHNSSPYRPKMNGAVEAANKNIKRIIGKMTETYKDWHEKLPFALYAYRTSVRTSTRATPFSLVYGMEVVLSIEVEIPSLRVLMETRSEESEWVRARYDQLNLIEGKRLKAICHGQMYQKRMITAHDKRVRPREFREGELHSQKLEIFYTRSCARKRTRTKKRGEVHALDI; encoded by the exons atgagcatatatgagacCCCCGCACACTGTTTTAGCATTGAGGGGGAGTCAGATGGacgaccatggttccatgatatcctAGAGtacatcaagaatcaaaggtaccCTGAGCAAGCAgacgagaatgacaaaagaacaatcagaagaatggcgaTTGGGTTTGTTCTTGACAGGGATATTCTATACaaaaggaaaagatcaagtgctcctGAG ataaagcatcataattcttcACCCTATCGCCCGAAGATGAACGGAGCAGTAGAAGCGGCTAATAAGAATATTAAGAGGATTAttgggaagatgactgagacatataaagattggcatgagaagctacCATTCGCTTTGTACGCATATCGCACCTCTGTACGGACGTCTACGAGGGCAAcccctttttctctggtttacgGGATGGAAGTCGTTCTGTCTATCGAAGTAGAGATCCCATCCCTACGCGTCTTGATGGAGACTAGGTCAGAAGAATCAgagtgggttcgagctcgatatgatcagctaaACCTTATTGAAGGGAAACGcttgaaggcaatttgtcatggacagatgtatCAGAAAAGAATGATCACGGCCCATGATAAAAGGgtgcggccaagagaattccGCGAAGGGGAACTG CATTCTCAGAAGCTCGAAATCTTTTACACGAGAAGCTGTGCTCGGAAAAGAACCAGGACGAAGAAACGTGGAGAAGTTCATGCGTTGGATATCTAA
- the LOC107901804 gene encoding VQ motif-containing protein 4 yields METSTWLSPNPNFLPSPKTHSPDSSISSNTTAPTPPTPPPQQPKLITRSESANPYPTTFVQADTSSFKQVVQMLTGSSETAKLASSINSTSSPHSDPNLKTHIPPIKSIPKNKQNSGFRLYERRSSLKNLKINPLNPVFNSSNSGFSPRKPEILSPSILDFPSLTLSPVTPLISDPFDRSGPGNHADCINNITNLDKEAEEKAIKEKGFYLHPSPASTPRDTEPRLLPLFPVTSPRVSGSSTSSN; encoded by the coding sequence ATGGAAACCTCTACATGGCTGAGCCCAAACCCCAATTTCCTTCCTTCTCCCAAAACCCACAGTCCCGACAGCAGCATCAGCAGCAACACCACCGCCCCAACACCCCCGACTCCGCCGCCTCAGCAACCCAAACTCATCACCAGATCCGAATCCGCCAATCCTTACCCGACAACTTTCGTCCAAGCCGACACTTCGTCTTTCAAGCAAGTCGTCCAGATGCTCACCGGATCTTCCGAGACCGCCAAGCTTGCTTCTTCCATTAACTCAACTTCCTCCCCTCACTCCGATCCCAACCTCAAAACCCACATCCCGCCGATCAAGTCCATCCCCAAAAACAAGCAAAACTCTGGGTTTAGACTTTACGAGCGACGGAGCTCTCTCAAGAACCTCAAGATCAACCCCTTGAACCCGGTTTTCAACTCTAGCAATTCAGGATTTTCGCCCCGAAAACCCGAAATACTCTCCCCTAGCATTCTTGACTTCCCGTCTTTGACTCTTAGCCCGGTTACTCCCTTGATATCCGACCCCTTTGATCGATCTGGACCTGGAAACCACGCCGATTGTATTAATAATATCACCAACTTAGACAAGGAAGCTGAAGAGAAAGCAATTAAAGAAAAGGGTTTTTATTTGCATCCATCGCCGGCCTCTACGCCACGAGATACTGAGCCTAGGCTTCTCCCTCTTTTTCCAGTTACTTCACCTAGAGTTTCAGGTTCTTCTACTTCTTCAAACTAA